The DNA segment CGACGTCTGCGCCGCTGCCGGCCATGTGGCCGACCCGGCCAAGGCCGGCGGAACCGGCCATGATTGCGGCGGCCATTGCTGCGTCCTGTCCGGCAAGATCCTGCCGCCCGCGCCGCTGTCCGTGCGGCCGCTCGGCATGGTGGTCGCCGTACGGGCGGTGCCGACGCCCTCGCCCGCGCCGGACGAGCCGCCCTTCACCGTCCATCCCGCCCGCGCCCCTCCGTTCCTCGCCGCCTAG comes from the Magnetospirillum sp. 15-1 genome and includes:
- a CDS encoding DUF2946 family protein; amino-acid sequence: MTGIREGSWIRRAAAWLLAVALLLGTMPPVPAVLGAGGPDSFVADDVCAAAGHVADPAKAGGTGHDCGGHCCVLSGKILPPAPLSVRPLGMVVAVRAVPTPSPAPDEPPFTVHPARAPPFLAA